Proteins found in one Desulfobulbaceae bacterium genomic segment:
- a CDS encoding TetR/AcrR family transcriptional regulator translates to MSTEKMSTDIRKEQIVEAALRVLSDKSIKQLNIVDIAKEMGLTPSALYRHFKNKNAMMSGVLELIRTKLFHNVELVRQQSDDAVERLHELLCLHARLIAEEHGIPKIVFSDELWGQKRERRQKMYRIITGYLAEIEDIIRDGQDKKQLRDDIEARTLAAMFFGIIQPAALLWHMSEGQFNLDRHMTESWELFLGTIKE, encoded by the coding sequence ACTGACATACGAAAGGAACAGATCGTTGAGGCGGCGCTTCGGGTGCTGAGTGACAAGTCTATCAAGCAGCTTAATATCGTAGATATTGCTAAAGAGATGGGACTCACGCCGTCAGCGCTCTATCGGCACTTTAAGAATAAGAATGCGATGATGAGTGGCGTTCTTGAGTTGATTCGGACCAAACTTTTTCATAATGTCGAACTTGTCAGGCAGCAGAGCGATGATGCGGTTGAGCGATTGCACGAACTTCTTTGTCTACATGCCAGATTGATTGCCGAGGAACACGGTATCCCGAAGATAGTGTTTTCCGACGAATTGTGGGGACAAAAACGAGAGCGGAGACAAAAAATGTACCGCATCATAACCGGGTATCTTGCCGAAATCGAGGACATCATCAGGGATGGACAGGACAAAAAACAATTAAGAGATGACATCGAGGCCAGAACGTTAGCGGCGATGTTTTTTGGAATTATTCAACCTGCTGCCCTTCTCTGGCATATGAGCGAAGGACAATTTAATCTCGATCGGCATATGACAGAATCCTGGGAGCTTTTTTTAGGAACAATTAAGGAGTAA
- a CDS encoding HlyD family efflux transporter periplasmic adaptor subunit has product MEKKKKIIVPVALALLVLVVLASKYLSHNVDTPEQIKVSGTIEVIDTSLSFKVGGRVLQRLVSEGETITRGQSTALLEDSELQHEKELRQAAVEAAKATLAELMSGSRPDEINEAQAVTLRARAVLAELNAGSRPQEIKTAQAQVQQANAVFERWQAEYTRQKQLLEREVIAPREFEQVKSQYLSAMEQQRVADERVQLVSAGPRQEQIDQAKASLAQAEARLALVTKGPRQETIDRAKAQVREAEEALAMATTRLGYATLSAPTAGVVLSDHVEVGEYVSPGSPVVTIAALENVWLRAYIAETDLGRIKIGQQVEVASDTYPDKKYLGTISFISASAEFTPKNVQTERERVKLVYRIKVDIPNPDLELKPGMPVDGEIRISQSR; this is encoded by the coding sequence ATGGAAAAGAAAAAGAAAATTATCGTTCCTGTGGCACTGGCATTACTCGTCCTTGTTGTCTTGGCCAGTAAGTATCTTTCTCATAATGTTGATACCCCGGAACAGATAAAGGTTTCCGGTACTATTGAGGTTATTGACACCTCACTGAGCTTCAAAGTCGGAGGTCGGGTTTTGCAGCGGCTGGTCTCCGAAGGCGAAACGATAACCCGTGGTCAGTCGACCGCCCTCCTCGAAGACAGTGAACTACAACATGAGAAGGAGCTTCGCCAGGCAGCAGTCGAGGCAGCAAAGGCAACCTTGGCCGAGCTGATGTCCGGCTCACGCCCAGATGAGATTAACGAAGCCCAGGCCGTGACTCTCCGAGCCCGTGCCGTTCTTGCTGAACTCAATGCCGGCTCAAGACCCCAGGAAATCAAAACAGCTCAAGCTCAGGTCCAACAAGCTAACGCGGTATTCGAGCGCTGGCAGGCCGAGTACACCAGACAAAAGCAATTGCTGGAGCGGGAAGTCATTGCGCCTCGTGAATTTGAACAAGTCAAAAGTCAATATCTGAGCGCCATGGAGCAACAACGGGTTGCCGATGAACGCGTGCAATTAGTATCGGCAGGTCCTCGCCAGGAACAGATTGATCAGGCTAAAGCCAGCCTGGCTCAGGCTGAGGCACGCTTGGCGTTAGTCACTAAAGGACCACGTCAGGAAACCATCGATCGAGCTAAAGCCCAGGTCCGCGAAGCAGAGGAGGCGCTGGCCATGGCGACTACTCGTCTCGGCTACGCCACCCTCAGCGCTCCCACAGCGGGTGTGGTGCTCAGTGACCACGTTGAGGTGGGTGAATATGTGTCTCCGGGTTCACCAGTGGTGACCATCGCTGCCCTCGAAAATGTCTGGCTGCGCGCCTATATTGCGGAAACTGATCTGGGGCGAATTAAAATCGGCCAACAGGTTGAAGTTGCCAGCGACACCTATCCTGACAAAAAATACCTCGGCACAATCTCATTTATCTCCGCCAGCGCCGAATTCACTCCCAAGAACGTCCAGACCGAAAGAGAACGGGTCAAGTTGGTCTACCGGATCAAGGTCGATATCCCCAACCCCGACCTGGAGTTAAAACCTGGCATGCCGGTGGATGGTGAAATCAGAATCAGCCAGTCGAGGTAA
- a CDS encoding ABC transporter ATP-binding protein has translation MSAIRTEKLTKIFDANRAVDGLDLEVMPGEIFGLVGPDGAGKTTTMRLLTGIMKPNGGDGWVLGRHIQREAERIKDDIGYMSQRFGLYPDLSVLENIHFYADLYGEPRRGRDAKIDTLLAFSNLTPFKKRLADNLSGGMKQKLGLACALIHTPKVLFLDEPTNGVDPVSRRDFWRILYQLLAEKVTIFVSTAYLDEAERCNRIGLMHQGRLLHVGTPAEVKQLMKGSILEVRCRDARQATKILRHQFSVDSVGLFGDRVHVVTSNPEGDQVGITDTLEQSGLGPSVIRPIVPSLEDVFVSALSGNKENERHDPS, from the coding sequence ATGAGCGCCATCCGCACGGAGAAATTGACCAAAATCTTCGACGCCAACCGGGCCGTTGATGGTCTTGATCTGGAGGTCATGCCCGGTGAAATATTCGGCTTGGTCGGTCCGGACGGGGCGGGAAAAACCACGACCATGCGATTGCTTACCGGCATCATGAAGCCAAATGGAGGGGACGGCTGGGTCCTGGGCCGCCACATCCAGCGTGAGGCCGAAAGAATCAAAGATGATATCGGCTATATGAGCCAGCGTTTTGGCCTCTACCCCGACCTTTCAGTGCTGGAAAACATCCATTTCTACGCCGATCTCTACGGCGAGCCTCGCCGCGGCCGCGATGCCAAAATTGACACACTCCTTGCCTTCAGCAATCTGACCCCGTTCAAAAAACGATTGGCTGACAACCTCTCCGGCGGCATGAAGCAGAAGTTGGGCTTGGCCTGTGCCCTTATCCATACCCCCAAGGTTCTCTTCCTTGATGAGCCGACCAATGGCGTCGATCCGGTATCGCGCCGGGATTTTTGGCGGATTCTATATCAGCTTCTGGCCGAGAAAGTAACGATCTTTGTCTCGACCGCCTACCTTGATGAAGCGGAACGTTGTAACCGCATCGGCCTGATGCATCAAGGCCGGTTACTCCACGTTGGCACCCCGGCAGAGGTCAAACAACTGATGAAAGGCAGCATTCTTGAGGTTCGATGTCGCGATGCCCGGCAGGCCACCAAAATCCTGCGGCATCAATTTAGCGTCGATAGTGTTGGCCTCTTTGGTGATCGGGTCCATGTAGTCACCAGTAATCCGGAGGGAGACCAAGTGGGGATTACTGATACTCTGGAACAATCCGGACTGGGGCCGTCAGTGATCCGACCGATTGTGCCCAGCCTGGAGGATGTCTTCGTCTCTGCCCTTTCTGGGAATAAAGAAAATGAGCGCCATGACCCTTCCTAA
- a CDS encoding ABC transporter ATP-binding protein: MTLPNSPQQAVVVHELEKRYGDFFAVNKVSFEVAKGEIYGFLGPNGAGKSTTIRMLCGIIALTGGSGTVAGFDLRRDTEKIKQHIGYMSQKFSLYGDLTVEENINFYSGIYRIAANKKKERKEWVLEMAGLTDYQKAKTAILSGGWKQRLALGCAILHEPPIIFLDEPTSGVDPISRRRFWDLIYELAGRGVTIFVTTHYMDEAEYCDRLGLIYRGELIASGTPETLKTELMQDEILEVICEHPQEAMASVKDLSLIKEVALFGQGLHVITGNAGEAGQPIHDHLTTRGINVSSIETITPSLEDVFVSLVEARDRLSTAQTEVTT, translated from the coding sequence ATGACCCTTCCTAATAGTCCGCAACAAGCGGTCGTGGTCCACGAACTGGAGAAACGCTACGGCGATTTCTTTGCCGTGAACAAGGTCAGCTTCGAGGTGGCAAAGGGAGAGATCTACGGTTTTCTGGGACCGAACGGCGCCGGTAAATCCACGACTATCCGTATGCTCTGCGGCATCATTGCCTTGACTGGCGGCAGCGGCACGGTGGCTGGTTTTGACCTCCGTCGTGATACCGAAAAGATCAAACAGCATATCGGCTACATGAGCCAGAAATTCTCTCTGTACGGGGACCTGACAGTGGAGGAGAACATTAATTTCTATAGCGGCATCTACCGCATCGCCGCGAACAAGAAGAAAGAGCGCAAGGAGTGGGTGCTGGAAATGGCGGGGCTTACCGATTATCAAAAGGCCAAGACTGCCATTCTCTCCGGGGGCTGGAAACAACGTCTGGCCTTAGGCTGCGCCATTCTGCACGAGCCGCCAATCATCTTTCTTGATGAACCGACCTCAGGGGTCGATCCGATCAGCCGCCGACGATTCTGGGACTTGATTTATGAACTAGCAGGTCGCGGAGTGACCATCTTCGTCACCACCCATTATATGGACGAGGCAGAATACTGTGATCGCCTCGGCCTGATCTACCGGGGGGAGCTGATCGCCAGCGGCACCCCGGAAACCTTGAAAACCGAGCTGATGCAGGATGAGATCCTAGAGGTCATTTGCGAGCATCCTCAAGAAGCTATGGCCAGTGTTAAAGATCTTTCGTTGATCAAGGAAGTTGCCTTGTTTGGCCAAGGGCTACACGTTATTACCGGCAATGCCGGCGAGGCGGGACAGCCCATCCATGACCACCTGACGACCAGAGGCATTAACGTCAGTAGTATCGAGACGATAACCCCGTCCCTGGAGGATGTCTTTGTCTCCCTGGTTGAAGCCCGTGATCGGCTATCGACGGCACAAACTGAGGTCACGACATGA
- a CDS encoding ABC transporter permease: protein MNLQRTGAMARKEWLHIIRDPRSLGMAIVIPMLLLVLFGYALTLDVDRVGIAVWDQDNSSTSRELVSRFAGSVYFSVQPVTSYGEGERLIDQGKTLAALVIPADFSAQLGKTKPVEVQLIMDGSDSNTATIAIGYAEATIQAFSREITLRALQQHGVSSASAPIELRPRVWFNSDMQSKNYIIPGLIAVIMMVIAALLTSLTVAREWERGTMEQLIATPVKGGELIIGKLLPYFAIGMFDVLLAVLMGQYLFHVPLRGSVGLLFGMAAIFLVGALSLGMVISIVTKSQLLASQLAMVLTFLPSFLLSGFMYSIANMPRPLQVMTHLIPSRYFVTLLKGIYLKGVGLETMAVEAGLLTLFAVVILMVAHLKFTKRLD, encoded by the coding sequence ATGAACCTGCAACGAACCGGGGCCATGGCCCGCAAGGAGTGGCTGCACATCATCCGCGACCCCAGGAGCCTGGGCATGGCGATCGTCATTCCCATGCTGCTCCTGGTGCTCTTCGGCTATGCCTTGACCCTGGATGTAGATCGAGTTGGCATCGCGGTCTGGGATCAGGATAATTCGTCAACCAGCCGCGAACTGGTCAGTCGTTTCGCTGGCTCGGTCTATTTTTCGGTGCAACCGGTTACTTCCTACGGGGAGGGAGAGCGGCTCATCGATCAAGGAAAAACCCTTGCCGCCCTTGTCATCCCGGCTGACTTCTCGGCACAGCTTGGTAAGACCAAACCGGTAGAGGTGCAATTGATCATGGATGGCAGTGATTCCAATACCGCCACCATCGCCATCGGTTACGCCGAGGCGACGATCCAGGCCTTTTCCAGAGAGATCACCCTGCGCGCCTTGCAGCAGCATGGCGTGTCCTCGGCCTCGGCGCCCATAGAATTGCGGCCCAGGGTCTGGTTCAACAGCGATATGCAGTCGAAAAATTACATCATCCCCGGTTTGATCGCCGTAATCATGATGGTCATCGCTGCCCTCCTCACTTCACTGACCGTGGCCAGGGAGTGGGAACGGGGCACCATGGAGCAACTGATCGCCACCCCGGTCAAGGGCGGAGAACTCATTATCGGCAAATTGCTGCCCTACTTTGCCATCGGCATGTTCGATGTCCTGTTGGCTGTGCTCATGGGCCAATACCTTTTTCATGTCCCCCTGCGCGGTTCCGTTGGGCTTCTTTTCGGGATGGCGGCCATTTTTCTGGTTGGCGCATTGTCTCTCGGCATGGTGATCAGCATCGTTACCAAGAGCCAACTGCTTGCCAGTCAGTTGGCCATGGTGCTTACCTTCCTGCCCTCATTTCTGCTCTCGGGCTTCATGTATTCCATTGCCAACATGCCCCGTCCTCTTCAGGTTATGACCCATCTGATTCCGTCCCGCTATTTCGTCACCCTGCTCAAGGGTATTTATCTCAAGGGGGTGGGGCTGGAAACCATGGCTGTAGAGGCAGGGCTGTTGACCCTGTTCGCCGTGGTGATCCTCATGGTGGCCCACCTGAAATTTACCAAGAGGCTCGACTGA
- a CDS encoding ABC transporter permease has product MFERIKHILIKEFIQVFRDPKMKGIIFMMPIIQVLVFGYAVTTDVRHIATVVQDSDNSVISRELISRFTGSGYFDVIEHVNHVDRAALLIDRGEAQALIRINKGFADTIGAGRTAAVQLVVDGSDSNTAGIVLNYGAKIVGGYAEEIADHQLIALKGLVQQPGGVHLATRAWFNENLESRNFYVPGVIAIIVMLITLMLTSMAVVREKEIGTMEQIMVTPITPLEFILGKTVPFALIGFADVLLITLIAVFWFEVPIRGSLLLLLGATGLYLMTTLGIGLFISTVSQTQQQAMMSTFFFYFPAVLLSGFMFPIANMPIAVQWLTVLNPLRYFLVIVRGIFLKGIGPVILWPQMLALAVMGVITLWLAAGRFKKTLN; this is encoded by the coding sequence ATGTTCGAACGAATCAAGCATATCCTGATCAAGGAATTCATCCAGGTCTTTCGCGACCCGAAGATGAAGGGGATCATTTTCATGATGCCGATTATCCAGGTCCTGGTCTTTGGTTACGCCGTCACTACCGATGTCCGGCACATCGCCACCGTGGTCCAGGATAGTGATAACTCAGTCATCAGTCGGGAACTGATCTCCCGCTTTACGGGCTCCGGGTATTTTGACGTTATTGAACATGTCAACCATGTCGACCGGGCAGCGCTGCTCATTGATCGGGGCGAGGCCCAGGCCCTGATTCGAATCAACAAGGGTTTTGCCGACACCATCGGGGCCGGGCGAACGGCGGCGGTACAACTTGTTGTCGACGGTTCCGACTCCAACACCGCGGGAATCGTCTTGAATTACGGCGCCAAGATCGTTGGCGGGTATGCAGAAGAGATCGCGGACCACCAATTGATCGCACTGAAAGGGTTAGTGCAACAACCAGGAGGAGTACATTTAGCCACCAGGGCTTGGTTTAACGAAAACCTCGAGAGCCGCAATTTCTATGTGCCGGGCGTCATCGCCATCATCGTCATGCTGATTACCTTGATGCTGACCAGCATGGCCGTGGTGCGAGAAAAGGAGATTGGCACCATGGAGCAGATTATGGTCACGCCCATTACCCCGTTAGAGTTCATCCTGGGCAAGACAGTCCCCTTTGCTTTGATCGGTTTTGCCGACGTGCTGCTGATCACCCTGATCGCTGTTTTCTGGTTCGAGGTGCCGATCCGGGGCAGCCTCCTGCTCCTGCTCGGCGCCACCGGCCTCTACCTGATGACGACTCTCGGTATCGGCCTTTTTATCTCCACAGTCAGTCAGACCCAGCAACAAGCGATGATGAGCACATTTTTCTTCTACTTTCCGGCGGTGCTGCTCTCCGGTTTCATGTTTCCTATCGCCAATATGCCGATAGCCGTGCAATGGCTCACTGTGCTGAACCCTCTGCGCTATTTTCTGGTCATTGTCCGAGGCATCTTTCTCAAAGGGATCGGCCCTGTCATCCTCTGGCCCCAGATGCTCGCCCTGGCAGTCATGGGAGTCATCACCCTGTGGCTGGCTGCCGGTCGTTTCAAGAAAACCCTCAATTGA